In Nocardioides bizhenqiangii, the DNA window TCCCCAACGCCTCCAACAACGCCGAGGTCCACCGGCGGCTCGCGGCGGCCGCCCCGCACGGCGTCGAGGTGGTCGACCACCATGCCGACTTCGTCATCCTCGCCGTCCAGGGCACCCGGTCCGACGACGTGCTGTCCAAGGTCGGCCTCCCCGTCGGCCACGACTACCTGACGTTCGGCGAGGCCGACTTCGCCGGCGATACGGTCATCGTCTGTCGCACCGGCTACACCGGCGAACGCGGCTACGAGCTGATCGCTCCCAGCACCGTGGCGCTCCCGCTGTGGGACGCGGTGATGGAGGCCGGCGAGGAGTTCGGCATCCTCGCCTGCGGGCTCGGCGCGCGAGACACGCTCCGCACCGAGATGGGCTATCCCCTGCACGGGCAGGACATCGGCCCGACGGTCACGCCCAACGAGGCCCGCCTCGGCTGGGCGGTCGGCTGGAAGAAGCCCGAGTTCTGGGGGCGCGAGGCGGTGCTCGCCGAGAAGGAGAAGGGCGCCCGCCGCAAGCTGGTCGGCCTGGTCTCGACCGGCCGGGCCATCCCGCGTCCGCACATGTCCGTCTCGCTGGTGCCCGACGTGCTGCTCGGCGAGGTCACCTCCGGCACCTTCTCGCCGAGCCTGAAGCAGGGCATCGGCCTGGCCCTGGTCGCCAGCGTGGTCGCCGACGACGCCGAGGTCGCCGTCGACGTACGCGGCCGCCGCGAGGTCTTCAAGATCGTCAAGCCGCCCTTCGTCGACCCCTCCGTCAGGGAGTCCTGATGAACCTCCCCGAGCCCCCGCCGGTCTTCCGTCAGGCCACACCCTCCGAGCGGCCCTGGTGGTGGCGGCTGGAGGACGACGACGGTGCCGAGGTGACGCTGACCGGCGAGGCAGCCGAGGAGTACGGCGACCGCCGGTTCGCGACCCAGGCGGACGCCGAGTCCTGGATCGGCGAGACCTGGGCGCCTCTCAAGGAGGCCGGCGTGGCCGCGGTGACCCTCATCGAGCTCGACCGGGTCGTCTACGGCCCCATGTCATTGAGCGCGTGAGACGCCGAGGAGTCGGTGCGCTGACCTAGGCTGAGCCACGTGCAGGCTTATCTCGATCTCGTGCAGCGGATCCTCGACGAGGGAGTGGAGAAGGGCGATCGCACCGGCACCGGCACGTTGAGCGTCTTCGGCCACCAGATGCGGTTCGACCTCAACGCCGGCTTCCCGCTGGTGACGACGAAGAAGATCCACACCCGCTCCGTCTTCGGCGAGCTGCTGTGGTTCCTCCGGGGCGACACCAACGTGAAGTGGCTGCAGGACCGGGGCATCACCATCTGGGACGAGTGGGCCGACGACAACGGCGACCTCGGCCCGGTCTACGGCGCCCAGTGGCGGTCGTGGCCGACGCCCGACGGCCGGCACATCGACCAGCTCGCGCAGGTGATCGACGAGCTTCGCAACAACCCGGACAGCCGGCGGCACATCGTCTCTGCGTGGAACCCGGCCGACATCCCCCAGATGGCGCTGGCGCCGTGCCACACCCTCTTCCAGTTCTACGTCGCCGAGGGCCGGCTCAGCTGCCAGCTCTACCAGCGCTCGGCCGACGTGTTCCTCGGCGTGCCCTTCAACATCGCGTCCTACGCCCTGCTCACGCACATGGTCGCCCAGGTCACTGGGCTGCAGGTCGGCGACTTCGTGCACACCCTCGGCGACGCCCACCTCTACTCCAACCACCTCGACCAGGCCCGGCTCCAGCTCACCCGCGACCCCCGGCCGCTCCCCAAGCTGGTGCTGGACCCCACGGTCACCGCGATCGACGCCTTCGACCTCGAGCACATCCAGGTCGAGGGCTACGACCCGCACCCGGGCATCAAGGCGCCCATCGCTGTATGACGACTCCCGGCGGCAAGAAGGTGACCATGGTCGCCGCGGTGGCCGAGAACGGCGTGATCGGGCTCGCCGGCAAGATCCCGTGGCACCTGCCCGAGGACTTCGCCCACTTCAAGGAGACGACCTCCGGGCACCTCCTGATCCTCGGCCGCACCACGCACGAGGGGATCGGCAAGCCGCTTCCCAACCGCACCACGATC includes these proteins:
- the gcvT gene encoding glycine cleavage system aminomethyltransferase GcvT, with product MPDGSQSASPPALSRSPLHERHEALGAKFAEFGGWEMPLQYSGIVEEHTAVRSAVGIFDVSHLGKVVVRGPGAVAFVNATLSNDLGRIGPGRAQYTLCLDADTGGIVDDIFSYYRDDEHVLLVPNASNNAEVHRRLAAAAPHGVEVVDHHADFVILAVQGTRSDDVLSKVGLPVGHDYLTFGEADFAGDTVIVCRTGYTGERGYELIAPSTVALPLWDAVMEAGEEFGILACGLGARDTLRTEMGYPLHGQDIGPTVTPNEARLGWAVGWKKPEFWGREAVLAEKEKGARRKLVGLVSTGRAIPRPHMSVSLVPDVLLGEVTSGTFSPSLKQGIGLALVASVVADDAEVAVDVRGRREVFKIVKPPFVDPSVRES
- a CDS encoding thymidylate synthase, with the translated sequence MQAYLDLVQRILDEGVEKGDRTGTGTLSVFGHQMRFDLNAGFPLVTTKKIHTRSVFGELLWFLRGDTNVKWLQDRGITIWDEWADDNGDLGPVYGAQWRSWPTPDGRHIDQLAQVIDELRNNPDSRRHIVSAWNPADIPQMALAPCHTLFQFYVAEGRLSCQLYQRSADVFLGVPFNIASYALLTHMVAQVTGLQVGDFVHTLGDAHLYSNHLDQARLQLTRDPRPLPKLVLDPTVTAIDAFDLEHIQVEGYDPHPGIKAPIAV